The following are encoded together in the Prionailurus viverrinus isolate Anna chromosome B3, UM_Priviv_1.0, whole genome shotgun sequence genome:
- the LOC125167571 gene encoding translation initiation factor IF-2-like yields the protein MPSSLCPEGQKRTAGRWDRPGPRHCAIRRSQIMGFNRWEEGLCVSASRKVLTKEKSPVTVKLGCRRLGTWPCHSSFRSEVALQGAAAHPAGGRRARRPRSRSDAAAAEPGSRRSLSPLHPKSESAQPPLGRPVRRAGEGLRPRPGKTGGGGEPRPRPGPVHTPGAVAPGNLRSSRSRWDPGGADARWPRVPGLGHGGRWQALLNLHPIASYQLCCCF from the exons ATGCCCTCCTCGCTGTGCCCCGAGGGGCAGAAGCGGACCGCAGGGCGGTGGGACCGGCCCGGGCCACG ACATTGTGCGATACGTCGGTCACAGATAATGGGTTTTAACCGATGGGAAGAAGGCCTGTGCGTTTCGGCTTCTCGTAAGGTTTTGACGAAGGAAAAAAGTCCGGTGACGGTCAAGTTAGGCTGCAGAAGGCTGGGAACATGGCCATGCCATTCCAGTTTCCGCAGCGAGGTGGCGCTCCAGGGTGCGGCAGCGCACCCAGCCGGCGGCCGCCGAGCGCGCCGGCCGCGTTCCCGCAGCGACGCAGCGGCCGCGGAGCCGGGTTCGCGCCGGTCCCTGTCGCCTCTGCACCCGAAGTCGGAGAGCGCTCAGCCCCCTCTGGGCCGACCGGTCCGCAGGGCGGGCGAAGGCCTGAGGCCACGACCGGGGAAGacgggcggcggcggcgagccGCGACCCCGGCCGGGGCCGGTGCACACTCCCGGCGCTGTTGCTCCGGGGAATCTGCGAAGTTCGCGTTCGCGGTGGGACCCGGGCGGGGCCGACGCCAGG TGGCCTCGGGTGCCCGGCCTGGGCCACGGTGGCCGCTGGCAAGCTTTGCTGAACCTGCACCCTATCGCTTCCTACCAGCTGTGCTGCTGCTTTTAG